One Natrinema longum genomic window carries:
- the rpl4p gene encoding 50S ribosomal protein L4, translating into MDATVRNLDGSDAGTVELPAVFETTYRPDLIGRAVRAAQANRKQDYGADEFAGLRTPAESFGSGRGMAHVPRQEGRARRVPQAVKGRKAHPPKAEKDQSESINTKAKKLAVRSAIAATTDAELVAERGHEFDEDVEIPVVVDDEFEDLHKTKEVVDFLEAAGLADDIERADEGRSVRSGQGKARGRKYKTPTSILFVTSSETGPSRAARNLAGADVTTAAEVNAEDLAPGAQPGRLTVWTESALEEVADR; encoded by the coding sequence ATGGACGCAACAGTACGAAACCTGGACGGCTCGGACGCGGGCACGGTCGAGCTCCCGGCGGTCTTCGAGACTACCTACCGCCCGGACTTGATCGGCCGCGCCGTGCGCGCCGCGCAGGCAAACCGAAAACAGGACTACGGTGCCGACGAGTTCGCCGGCCTTCGAACGCCGGCCGAATCGTTCGGTAGTGGCCGCGGGATGGCCCACGTTCCACGACAGGAGGGTCGCGCTCGCCGCGTACCCCAGGCCGTCAAGGGACGCAAGGCCCACCCGCCGAAAGCCGAGAAAGACCAGTCCGAATCGATCAACACGAAAGCAAAGAAACTGGCCGTTCGCAGCGCGATCGCTGCGACGACCGACGCCGAACTCGTCGCCGAGCGCGGCCACGAGTTCGACGAAGACGTCGAGATTCCCGTCGTCGTCGACGACGAGTTCGAGGACCTCCACAAGACGAAGGAGGTCGTCGACTTCCTCGAAGCAGCAGGCCTCGCGGACGACATCGAACGCGCCGACGAGGGTCGCAGCGTCCGTTCCGGTCAGGGGAAAGCCCGTGGCCGCAAGTACAAGACGCCGACGTCGATCCTCTTCGTCACATCCAGCGAGACCGGTCCCTCCCGTGCGGCCCGGAACCTCGCCGGTGCCGACGTGACGACGGCCGCGGAGGTCAACGCGGAGGATCTCGCGCCCGGCGCACAGCCAGGACGGCTGACGGTCTGGACCGAAAGCGCACTCGAGGAGGTGGCTGACCGATGA
- a CDS encoding 50S ribosomal protein L3: MPQANTPRKGSLGFGPRKRATSEVPRFNSWPDTDGQPTLQGFAGYKAGMTHVVMVDDKANSPTEGMEETVPVTIVETPPMRAVALRAYEDTPYGMKPITEVWTDEFVPELDRVLDLPGDDYDTDAATDELRGLHEEGRVDDVRVITHTVPGDVPSVPKKKPDVMETRVGGGSVDDRVDFALETIEDGGEHVMNDVFRAGEYVDASGVTKGKGTQGPVKRWGVQKRKGKHARQGWRRRIGNLGPWNPSRVRSTVPQQGQMGYHQRTELNKRLVDIGDGADATVDGGFVNYGEVDGPHALIKGSLPGPQQRLVRFRPAIRPGDQPRLDPEVRYVSTASNQG, translated from the coding sequence ATGCCACAAGCAAATACACCACGCAAAGGCTCACTCGGGTTCGGCCCACGAAAGCGTGCGACCAGCGAGGTCCCACGCTTCAACTCGTGGCCGGACACTGACGGACAGCCGACGCTACAGGGCTTCGCGGGCTACAAGGCCGGCATGACCCACGTCGTCATGGTCGACGATAAAGCGAACTCGCCGACCGAAGGGATGGAAGAGACCGTCCCCGTGACGATCGTGGAGACGCCGCCGATGCGCGCCGTCGCGCTGCGAGCGTACGAAGACACGCCGTATGGTATGAAGCCGATAACCGAGGTCTGGACCGACGAGTTCGTTCCCGAACTCGATCGCGTGCTGGACCTTCCCGGTGACGACTACGACACCGACGCCGCCACGGACGAGCTCCGTGGCCTCCACGAGGAGGGCCGCGTCGACGACGTCCGCGTCATCACCCACACGGTTCCGGGGGACGTTCCCTCGGTACCCAAGAAGAAACCGGACGTGATGGAAACGCGCGTCGGCGGCGGCTCCGTCGACGACCGCGTCGACTTCGCCCTCGAGACCATCGAGGACGGCGGCGAACACGTCATGAACGACGTGTTCCGCGCCGGCGAGTACGTCGACGCGAGCGGCGTCACGAAAGGGAAAGGGACGCAGGGCCCCGTCAAGCGATGGGGCGTCCAGAAACGCAAGGGCAAACACGCCCGGCAGGGCTGGCGTCGCCGTATCGGCAACCTCGGCCCCTGGAACCCGTCCCGCGTCCGCTCGACGGTCCCGCAGCAGGGCCAGATGGGCTACCATCAGCGGACGGAACTGAACAAGCGCCTCGTCGACATCGGCGACGGCGCGGACGCGACGGTCGACGGCGGCTTCGTCAACTACGGCGAAGTCGACGGACCACACGCGTTGATCAAGGGCTCGCTCCCCGGGCCACAGCAGCGTCTCGTACGCTTCCGCCCGGCGATCCGACCCGGAGACCAGCCGCGCCTCGATCCCGAGGTGCGCTACGTCTCCACCGCATCCAACCAGGGATAA